Proteins from a single region of Pseudopedobacter saltans DSM 12145:
- a CDS encoding SusC/RagA family TonB-linked outer membrane protein: MKQIFTQFPRLRLASKRSCSVDFKFVFALLAVLFCQSIAIAQNIKITGTVKDGTGETLPGVSVKLKGTQSGTMTDASGSFTINVPGTSSELQFTYVGYKTQGVKVGNQTNINVVMVENANDLDEVVVTGYGGAVKKRDLTSATSTVTAKMIEDRQPLNIFDALQGQATGVLVVNDNGEPGAEGSITIRGPSTFSSEGQGTDPLYVVDGVITPNFSSINPGDIQSFEILKDAASSAIYGSRAANGVILITTKKGVEGKPKLDVQYVYTMGRIAHEIQQSNPKDIRYYRQLQGQLGVLTDSLNPGLNSANDLQKLLLGNLAQKHDVRFSLSGGQKGLTYAASLNYLDDKGIALNTYVKRIQSRINVDYQATKKLKYSSNISVYRQAGNFANIGNSIRPVFDRPSSYLIYYPDGKLTSYINNKRNPVANALYEKNTREEYKVQFVNTLNYDFTKDLKLTVALNTQLDDGERFFFAPRYVYTQNGDKNYATNQFNKRFYYEAQSYLNYSKTFNVHHNFVATIGATRDRAKFSNVNLAGENFILENVTTITGANIVNFGAQRVVQSAVSTGSYFARANYSYKGRYLLSGVYRNDASSRFGEENRSGNFGSGSIAWRFTDEDFLKFTKSFLDDGKLRYSYGSLGNDAIGNYESIARVELGGNNYNGVAGAAPMSNLNNPQLKWETTIVQNVGLDLNFLKGRLTATLDAYVRNTKDLLYDRQMPKETGYNAIKVNVGDIENRGFEFSLMGTPIANEKFNWTVNANFTIQRGTIKKLYNGEEFVAIGTGGVSGGNANYLIREGGRIGDFYGWKNLGVYQYDVSNAYTPDGQKLIPYGVKVSGSGRGTSTAEGYTLNGQEYTGTIIKKKNSDGAVLLGGDTEWLDLDNDGIINDNDRHIIGNAQPDFYLGFINSFSYKQFSFSFIVNSTVGGKVYNQFKQNLTNFANNGNPSLPEAIYGAWTKQGDIATYPYYPDKDTRKSQRPGGNSYFLEDGSFIRLSNARFTYRLDPKAAKKVFARNLSVYMYGVNLLTYTNYTGYDPEFSPSSGLTPGDDTGKYPKRRELGFGLTMGF, from the coding sequence ATGAAACAGATTTTTACTCAATTTCCCAGGCTCAGGTTAGCTAGCAAGAGAAGCTGTTCGGTGGATTTTAAATTTGTGTTTGCACTATTGGCAGTTTTATTTTGCCAGTCAATAGCAATAGCTCAAAATATTAAAATAACTGGGACGGTTAAAGATGGGACAGGTGAAACACTACCAGGGGTAAGTGTGAAATTAAAAGGAACACAATCAGGAACAATGACTGATGCGTCAGGCTCATTTACTATAAATGTTCCTGGCACCAGTTCGGAGCTTCAATTTACTTACGTTGGTTATAAAACACAAGGTGTTAAAGTAGGCAATCAAACAAACATCAATGTAGTAATGGTTGAAAATGCAAATGACCTTGATGAAGTAGTAGTTACAGGATATGGTGGAGCAGTTAAGAAAAGAGATCTTACAAGTGCTACGTCTACTGTTACTGCAAAAATGATAGAGGATCGCCAACCTTTAAATATTTTTGATGCATTGCAGGGACAAGCTACTGGGGTATTGGTTGTAAATGACAATGGCGAACCGGGAGCGGAAGGATCTATAACCATACGTGGCCCCTCGACATTTTCATCAGAAGGGCAGGGAACGGATCCACTATATGTAGTGGATGGAGTGATTACACCAAACTTTTCTTCAATAAATCCGGGAGATATCCAAAGTTTTGAAATATTAAAAGATGCTGCCTCATCAGCAATCTATGGTTCCAGAGCAGCAAATGGCGTTATATTGATAACAACAAAAAAAGGTGTAGAAGGTAAGCCTAAATTAGATGTGCAGTACGTTTATACGATGGGGAGAATAGCCCATGAAATACAACAATCAAACCCTAAGGATATTCGTTACTATCGCCAGTTACAAGGACAGCTGGGGGTGCTTACAGATTCTCTTAACCCGGGTTTAAATTCAGCTAACGATCTTCAAAAACTTTTATTAGGGAATCTGGCTCAAAAACATGATGTTCGTTTTTCTTTAAGCGGAGGACAAAAAGGGCTTACCTATGCGGCTAGTTTAAATTATTTGGACGATAAAGGTATCGCCTTAAACACTTACGTGAAAAGAATTCAGTCAAGAATTAATGTTGACTACCAGGCGACCAAGAAGTTAAAGTACAGTTCTAACATTTCAGTATATAGACAAGCAGGTAATTTTGCAAATATAGGGAACTCAATCCGCCCTGTATTTGACAGACCGTCTAGTTATTTGATTTATTATCCTGATGGAAAACTTACAAGTTATATTAATAACAAAAGAAATCCGGTAGCTAACGCCTTGTATGAAAAGAATACTCGTGAGGAGTATAAAGTACAATTTGTAAATACTTTAAATTATGATTTTACTAAAGATTTAAAGTTGACAGTTGCTTTGAATACACAACTAGACGATGGAGAAAGATTCTTTTTTGCTCCAAGATATGTGTATACCCAAAATGGGGATAAAAACTACGCTACTAATCAGTTTAATAAGAGATTTTATTATGAAGCTCAATCGTATTTAAATTATTCCAAAACTTTTAATGTACACCATAATTTTGTAGCTACCATTGGGGCTACAAGAGATAGAGCTAAATTCAGTAATGTTAATCTTGCCGGAGAGAACTTTATTTTAGAAAATGTTACTACGATTACCGGAGCTAACATAGTCAATTTTGGAGCTCAGAGGGTAGTACAAAGTGCTGTTTCTACAGGATCTTATTTTGCTAGGGCAAACTACAGTTATAAAGGAAGGTATCTTTTAAGCGGAGTTTACAGAAATGACGCATCATCGAGATTTGGTGAAGAAAATCGTTCAGGAAATTTTGGTTCAGGATCTATTGCCTGGAGATTTACTGATGAAGATTTCTTGAAATTTACAAAATCATTTTTAGATGATGGAAAGTTGAGGTATAGTTACGGTAGTTTAGGAAATGACGCTATCGGCAATTATGAATCTATTGCGCGTGTAGAGCTAGGAGGAAATAATTATAATGGAGTTGCCGGAGCTGCGCCGATGTCTAATTTAAATAATCCGCAATTAAAATGGGAAACTACAATTGTTCAAAATGTGGGTTTGGATCTTAATTTCTTAAAAGGAAGATTAACAGCCACATTAGACGCCTATGTTAGAAATACTAAAGATTTATTGTATGACAGACAAATGCCTAAAGAAACTGGATACAATGCAATTAAAGTAAACGTTGGAGATATTGAAAATAGAGGTTTCGAATTCTCTTTAATGGGGACTCCAATAGCCAATGAAAAATTCAATTGGACAGTTAACGCAAACTTTACGATTCAAAGAGGAACTATTAAAAAATTATATAACGGGGAAGAATTTGTAGCTATAGGGACTGGAGGTGTTAGTGGTGGAAATGCTAACTATCTTATAAGAGAGGGCGGACGAATAGGAGATTTTTACGGCTGGAAAAATTTAGGTGTTTATCAATATGATGTATCTAATGCCTATACACCAGACGGACAGAAACTTATTCCATATGGTGTTAAAGTTAGTGGCTCAGGAAGAGGTACTTCAACAGCTGAAGGTTATACTTTAAATGGTCAAGAGTATACAGGCACTATTATTAAAAAGAAAAATAGTGATGGAGCTGTTTTGTTGGGAGGAGATACAGAGTGGTTAGATCTGGATAATGATGGTATTATCAATGACAATGACAGACACATAATAGGTAATGCGCAACCCGATTTTTATTTAGGTTTCATAAACTCATTTTCGTATAAGCAATTTTCATTTTCCTTTATTGTGAATTCTACTGTTGGAGGAAAGGTATACAATCAGTTCAAACAAAACTTAACAAACTTTGCAAACAATGGGAATCCTTCTTTACCCGAAGCTATTTATGGTGCGTGGACAAAGCAAGGAGATATAGCGACTTACCCTTATTACCCGGATAAAGACACAAGAAAAAGTCAGAGGCCAGGTGGCAATAGCTATTTCTTAGAAGATGGATCTTTTATCAGACTATCCAACGCAAGATTTACATATAGATTGGATCCTAAAGCAGCTAAAAAAGTTTTTGCAAGAAATCTTTCGGTTTATATGTATGGCGTGAACCTGCTTACCTATACAAATTATACTGGATATGATCCGGAGTTTTCACCTTCATCTGGTTTAACACCTGGAGATGATACCGGTAAATATCCAAAAAGAAGAGAATTGGGCTTTGGTTTAACTATGGGATTTTAA
- the holA gene encoding DNA polymerase III subunit delta, whose translation MTAADILKDIKNRKFKPIYLLHGEESYYIDLIAEALENTVLSEAERGFNMSIFYGKDTDPVNVLNAAKRFPMMSDYQVILVKEAQDLKFDKIAESFQAYCEKPLQSTILILCHKHGKFDKRKKVYKVIEKTGLVFESATIYENKIPAWIDDFVKSRGYHINPKASQLLAEYLGNDLSKISNEVEKLMLNVPQGQEIGTKEIQDNIGISKEFNVFELQSALGKKDILKANQIINYFEANPKSNPLVLVMGNLYTYFSKILKYHYLQDKSEAARVLGVNPYFVKDYELAARNYSWAKVFDIISILREYDIKSKGVDSTGNTTDGDLMKELVWKIVH comes from the coding sequence ATGACAGCTGCTGATATTCTAAAAGACATAAAGAACAGAAAGTTTAAACCAATTTATCTGCTTCATGGGGAAGAAAGTTATTATATAGATTTAATAGCCGAGGCATTGGAAAATACTGTATTATCCGAAGCAGAACGAGGTTTTAATATGAGTATCTTTTATGGTAAAGATACAGACCCGGTTAATGTTTTGAATGCAGCTAAGCGTTTCCCCATGATGAGCGATTATCAGGTTATTCTGGTAAAAGAGGCGCAGGATTTAAAATTTGACAAAATAGCAGAATCATTTCAGGCATACTGTGAAAAGCCTCTACAGAGTACCATTTTAATCCTTTGTCACAAACATGGAAAGTTTGACAAAAGGAAGAAAGTATACAAGGTTATCGAGAAGACAGGACTTGTTTTTGAATCAGCAACCATTTACGAAAATAAGATTCCAGCATGGATAGATGATTTTGTAAAATCCAGAGGTTATCATATTAATCCCAAAGCCTCTCAGTTATTGGCAGAATATTTAGGAAATGACCTGAGTAAAATTTCTAATGAAGTAGAGAAACTGATGTTAAACGTTCCGCAGGGGCAGGAAATTGGAACGAAAGAAATTCAGGATAATATAGGGATCAGCAAGGAATTTAATGTTTTCGAACTTCAGAGCGCATTAGGGAAAAAAGACATTTTAAAGGCCAATCAGATCATAAATTATTTTGAAGCAAATCCCAAATCAAACCCTTTGGTTCTTGTTATGGGAAATCTATATACCTATTTTTCAAAAATTTTAAAGTACCATTATCTCCAGGATAAAAGTGAAGCCGCCAGGGTATTGGGAGTAAATCCTTATTTCGTTAAAGATTACGAACTGGCTGCAAGAAATTATTCGTGGGCTAAAGTTTTTGATATAATCAGCATATTACGCGAATATGATATTAAATCTAAAGGGGTTGATTCTACGGGAAATACCACCGATGGGGATTTAATGAAAGAATTGGTTTGGAAGATAGTGCATTAG
- a CDS encoding type I restriction enzyme HsdR N-terminal domain-containing protein — MFEPIPLNLPPYPFRLTKKENQLFIFDELRKKNLVLTPEEWVRQHFTQYLIQHKHYPKSLIKLEGGLTLNKLQKRTDIVIFDIHGKPNILVECKASHVKIDQKVFDQVARYNFVHKVNYLITTNGLQHYHCKMDYKEESYTFIPDIPTYI, encoded by the coding sequence ATGTTTGAGCCTATCCCGTTAAATTTGCCTCCTTATCCTTTTAGGTTAACTAAAAAAGAAAATCAACTTTTCATTTTTGACGAGCTACGTAAGAAAAACTTAGTCCTTACACCCGAAGAATGGGTCAGACAACATTTTACCCAATATCTTATTCAGCATAAGCATTATCCAAAATCTTTAATAAAGCTTGAAGGAGGATTAACTTTAAATAAACTTCAAAAAAGAACAGATATTGTAATTTTTGATATTCACGGTAAACCGAATATTCTTGTCGAATGCAAAGCTTCTCATGTCAAGATTGATCAAAAAGTTTTTGATCAGGTTGCAAGATATAACTTCGTTCATAAAGTGAATTACCTTATAACTACAAATGGTTTGCAACATTACCATTGTAAAATGGATTATAAGGAGGAAAGCTATACCTTCATCCCCGACATACCAACTTACATATAA
- a CDS encoding valine--tRNA ligase, with amino-acid sequence MSISKTYNPKESESKWYSYWLENKFFKSVPDEREPYTIVIPPPNVTGVLHMGHMLNNTIQDVLIRRARMKGKNACWVPGTDHASIATEAKVVAMLKEKGINKKDLTRSEFLKYAYEWKEKYGGIILEQLKKLGASCDWDRTAFTMDPELSAAVIDTFIHLHKKGLIYRGIRMVNWDPKGLTAVSDEEVIRKEVNQKLYYIKYKLVERDGFVTIATTRPETIMADAAVCVNPNDERYIHLHGKKVLIPLIDKAITIIPDEYVESDFGTGCLKVTPAHDLNDYELGVKHHLEVIDILNDDGTLNEKAQILVGEDRFIARKKIAILLEEAGALEKVEEYKSQVGFSERTDAVIEPKLSLQWFCKMGEMAKPALDYVNNGDIKLIPDKFINTYRHWMENVKDWCISRQLWWGQQIPAFYAPNGDVAVAKTAEEALSVLKAKDAKYADLKLEDIKQDEDVVDTWFSSWLWPMSVFDPSVCGHPENKGNADFQYYYPTNDLVTAPEILFFWVARMIMAGHEFTGEIPFRNVYLTGIVRDKIGRKMSKSLGNSPDPLDLIDKYSADGVRVGMLLSSPAGNDIMFDEASCEQGRNFGNKVWNAFRLVKGWEVDSSLACQNEKSIAWFEARFNEALKEIESNFDQYRLNEALMDSYKLVWDDFCAWYLEMVKPAYQQPIDEVTYKATVNFFERILKLLHPFMPFLTEELWHDEVFGERNSKDCCIVAQMEASQAFDSNILKDVEVVKQIVSEIRNVRNTKQISPKEALTLFVKKGSDIDYDTCKNIIFKLANISEFGQVEEKLAGASSFLAGRDEFYIPLEGNIDVEAEKEKIVKEIEYLKGFLKSVNAKLSNERFVQNAKPEIVENEKNKQADAEAKIKILEETLAGL; translated from the coding sequence ATGAGCATTTCCAAGACATATAATCCTAAAGAATCAGAGAGCAAATGGTATTCTTATTGGTTAGAAAACAAGTTTTTTAAATCAGTTCCAGACGAGCGTGAACCTTATACAATTGTAATACCTCCGCCAAATGTCACCGGAGTTTTACATATGGGACACATGTTGAATAATACCATTCAGGATGTCTTGATTCGCAGGGCCAGAATGAAAGGAAAGAACGCTTGTTGGGTTCCGGGAACAGACCATGCTTCCATTGCTACCGAAGCAAAAGTTGTGGCTATGTTAAAGGAAAAAGGAATCAATAAAAAGGATTTAACAAGATCCGAATTCTTAAAATATGCTTATGAATGGAAAGAGAAATATGGTGGTATTATTTTAGAGCAATTAAAAAAACTAGGAGCTTCATGTGATTGGGATCGTACAGCTTTTACAATGGATCCTGAACTTTCGGCTGCAGTAATCGATACTTTTATCCACCTTCATAAAAAAGGATTGATTTATCGTGGTATAAGGATGGTAAACTGGGATCCGAAAGGTTTGACTGCAGTTTCTGACGAAGAGGTTATCCGTAAAGAAGTAAATCAAAAATTATATTATATCAAATATAAATTGGTTGAAAGAGACGGTTTTGTAACTATTGCTACAACCCGGCCAGAAACCATTATGGCAGATGCTGCTGTTTGTGTTAATCCTAACGACGAACGTTATATTCATCTACATGGTAAAAAAGTTCTGATTCCTTTAATTGATAAGGCAATTACTATTATTCCGGATGAATACGTTGAATCTGATTTTGGTACCGGATGTTTAAAAGTTACGCCAGCCCATGATTTAAATGACTACGAGCTTGGCGTAAAGCATCATTTAGAAGTAATAGATATTTTAAATGATGATGGAACTTTAAACGAAAAAGCACAGATTTTAGTAGGTGAAGATCGTTTTATCGCCAGAAAGAAAATAGCTATTTTATTGGAAGAAGCCGGAGCTTTGGAAAAAGTTGAGGAGTATAAGTCGCAAGTTGGTTTTTCCGAAAGAACTGATGCTGTAATAGAGCCTAAACTGTCTTTACAATGGTTTTGTAAAATGGGAGAGATGGCAAAGCCTGCTTTGGATTATGTAAATAACGGCGATATTAAACTTATTCCGGATAAGTTTATTAATACTTATCGTCATTGGATGGAGAATGTAAAGGATTGGTGTATATCTCGCCAGTTATGGTGGGGACAACAAATCCCGGCTTTTTATGCTCCAAATGGTGATGTAGCAGTTGCTAAAACGGCAGAAGAAGCGTTGAGCGTTCTTAAAGCAAAAGATGCGAAATATGCCGATTTAAAATTAGAAGATATCAAACAAGACGAAGACGTGGTAGATACCTGGTTTTCTTCCTGGTTATGGCCGATGTCGGTTTTCGATCCGTCGGTTTGTGGACATCCGGAAAATAAAGGAAATGCCGATTTTCAATATTACTATCCGACAAATGATTTAGTTACAGCACCCGAGATTCTTTTCTTTTGGGTAGCTCGTATGATTATGGCAGGTCATGAATTTACTGGTGAAATTCCTTTTAGAAATGTTTATTTGACCGGTATTGTTCGCGATAAAATTGGACGTAAAATGTCAAAATCTTTAGGGAACTCTCCGGATCCTTTAGATTTAATAGATAAATATAGTGCGGATGGTGTTCGGGTAGGCATGTTGTTGAGTTCGCCGGCAGGAAACGATATTATGTTCGACGAAGCGTCTTGCGAGCAGGGAAGGAACTTTGGGAATAAAGTATGGAATGCTTTCCGTTTGGTAAAAGGTTGGGAGGTTGATAGTTCTTTAGCTTGTCAAAATGAGAAATCTATTGCCTGGTTTGAAGCCAGATTTAATGAAGCATTGAAGGAAATAGAATCCAATTTCGATCAGTACCGTTTGAATGAAGCTTTAATGGATTCGTATAAACTGGTTTGGGACGATTTCTGTGCCTGGTACCTGGAAATGGTGAAACCGGCTTATCAACAGCCAATAGATGAGGTTACTTACAAAGCAACAGTAAATTTCTTTGAGCGGATTTTAAAGCTCTTACATCCGTTTATGCCTTTCCTAACAGAAGAGTTGTGGCATGATGAAGTATTTGGTGAAAGGAATTCGAAAGATTGCTGTATTGTTGCCCAGATGGAAGCTTCGCAAGCTTTTGATAGTAATATCTTAAAAGATGTTGAGGTAGTAAAACAGATTGTTTCGGAAATCAGAAATGTTAGAAATACTAAACAAATTTCTCCAAAAGAAGCGCTGACACTTTTTGTGAAAAAAGGTTCTGATATCGATTATGATACCTGCAAGAATATTATTTTCAAATTGGCAAACATTAGCGAATTTGGACAAGTAGAAGAAAAATTGGCTGGCGCCTCTTCTTTTTTGGCCGGCAGAGATGAATTTTACATTCCATTAGAGGGAAATATAGACGTTGAAGCTGAAAAGGAGAAAATCGTAAAAGAAATTGAGTATTTGAAAGGGTTCCTGAAATCAGTTAATGCAAAGCTAAGCAACGAACGTTTTGTTCAAAATGCTAAACCAGAAATAGTAGAAAACGAAAAAAATAAGCAAGCGGACGCAGAGGCTAAGATTAAGATTTTAGAGGAAACTTTGGCTGGTTTGTAA
- a CDS encoding M13 family metallopeptidase has product MNLRSKLILSLCAVPCYLSTYADKPTSKIQDKFIDPANMDLSVKPGDDFYTYASGTWLKNNPVPEKETQWGAFNVLMDFNINAVKDILNKAAADKNAPAGSIEKRVGDFYAAGMDTLTIEKLGYTPIKADLAKISAIASKAQFIDAIASLQVSGLTSPLFHMNVEQDSKNPEVMITNFSQGGISLSDRDYYLKDDSRSKQIREAFVKYINRLFVLTGSTKEQAEAYAKTILSIETELAKAQMSRVELRDPQRTYNKLSVQQLTKDAPTLNFEKLLPKMLINNEKYVLVNNPSFFTAANKLVEQRPLNDLKIYLRWNILKSSAPYLSSDFVNANFQFTQTLTGQKVPTPRWKKISYQTDRNIGDLLGQLYVAEYFKPEAKARMDDMIQNLSKAFEIRINNLDWMSAETKVKALEKLKAFIPKIGYPSKWKKYNGLVIDRKTYFQNLVNADKWSYKDMISQLGKPVDRTKWEMTPPTVNAYYDPVMNEIVFPAGILQFPFFDPNADDAVNYGGIGAVIGHEMSHGFDDSGSQYDAKGALNNWWTKEDREKFEAKTKQLVEQFNNYKVLDTIAVNGELTLGENIGDLGGLNAAYTAFKMTKEGQSNEKIDGFTPDQRFFLSWAQVWRGNILPETAAQYILIDPHSPEKYRTIGPLVNMDEWYKAFDIKPGDKLYKKPEDRIKIW; this is encoded by the coding sequence ATGAATCTTAGATCGAAACTAATACTTTCTTTGTGCGCAGTCCCATGTTATTTAAGCACTTATGCGGACAAACCCACCAGCAAAATTCAGGATAAATTTATCGACCCAGCAAATATGGACCTTTCGGTAAAGCCTGGAGATGACTTTTACACTTACGCAAGTGGAACCTGGTTAAAAAACAATCCGGTTCCTGAGAAAGAAACTCAATGGGGCGCATTCAACGTACTCATGGATTTCAATATAAATGCTGTTAAAGATATTTTGAATAAAGCCGCAGCTGACAAAAATGCTCCCGCAGGATCTATAGAGAAACGTGTCGGTGATTTTTATGCAGCCGGGATGGATACCCTTACTATTGAAAAACTAGGATATACACCTATTAAAGCTGATTTAGCTAAAATATCGGCAATCGCATCCAAAGCTCAGTTTATTGATGCAATAGCTTCTTTACAGGTATCCGGATTAACTTCTCCCCTGTTCCATATGAATGTAGAACAAGACAGTAAAAATCCGGAAGTCATGATCACTAATTTTTCTCAAGGAGGAATTTCACTTTCCGATAGAGATTATTATTTAAAAGATGATAGCAGAAGCAAGCAGATTCGTGAAGCTTTTGTAAAATATATCAATAGACTATTTGTATTAACGGGTTCCACAAAAGAACAAGCCGAAGCTTATGCTAAAACTATTCTTTCTATAGAAACGGAACTGGCTAAAGCACAAATGAGCCGTGTTGAGTTAAGAGATCCACAGCGCACTTACAATAAACTTTCTGTTCAGCAATTAACTAAAGACGCACCAACATTAAACTTCGAGAAGCTTTTACCTAAAATGCTTATAAACAACGAAAAATATGTTTTAGTAAATAACCCTTCTTTTTTTACTGCGGCGAATAAATTAGTTGAGCAAAGACCATTAAATGATTTAAAAATATATTTAAGATGGAATATCCTTAAAAGTTCGGCACCTTACCTAAGTTCCGACTTTGTAAATGCTAATTTCCAATTTACACAGACTTTAACCGGACAAAAAGTTCCTACTCCGAGATGGAAGAAAATTTCTTATCAAACAGATAGAAACATAGGCGATTTATTAGGCCAATTATATGTTGCAGAATATTTCAAACCCGAAGCTAAAGCCCGAATGGATGATATGATCCAAAATTTGTCCAAAGCTTTTGAGATCAGGATAAATAACCTTGACTGGATGTCTGCAGAAACCAAAGTGAAAGCCCTGGAAAAATTAAAAGCTTTTATTCCAAAAATTGGTTATCCTAGTAAATGGAAAAAATACAATGGTTTGGTTATCGATAGAAAAACGTATTTCCAAAACTTAGTCAACGCCGATAAATGGTCTTATAAGGACATGATAAGCCAGCTTGGAAAACCAGTCGACAGGACAAAATGGGAAATGACTCCACCAACAGTAAATGCTTACTATGACCCGGTAATGAACGAAATTGTTTTTCCTGCTGGTATTTTACAATTCCCTTTTTTTGACCCTAATGCCGATGATGCGGTTAATTATGGAGGCATAGGTGCAGTTATTGGACACGAAATGTCGCATGGATTTGATGACTCCGGCAGCCAATACGATGCTAAAGGAGCTTTAAATAACTGGTGGACCAAAGAAGACAGAGAAAAGTTTGAGGCAAAAACCAAACAATTGGTGGAGCAATTTAACAACTATAAGGTGTTAGATACAATTGCTGTTAACGGAGAGCTGACTTTAGGAGAAAACATTGGCGATTTAGGAGGATTAAATGCAGCTTATACGGCTTTTAAAATGACTAAAGAGGGCCAAAGTAACGAGAAAATTGATGGTTTCACTCCGGACCAAAGGTTTTTCCTATCCTGGGCTCAGGTCTGGAGAGGTAATATTTTACCTGAAACAGCAGCACAATACATACTAATAGATCCCCATTCTCCTGAAAAATACAGAACCATTGGCCCGCTTGTAAATATGGACGAATGGTACAAGGCTTTTGATATCAAACCCGGAGACAAACTGTATAAAAAACCAGAAGACAGAATAAAAATCTGGTAA
- a CDS encoding dodecin family protein, whose amino-acid sequence MAVVKVIEVIASSEKSFDDAVQQAVNEVSKTIHNVDSVWVKEQKAHVKDGKITTYGVICKVSFRVDK is encoded by the coding sequence ATGGCAGTTGTAAAAGTTATTGAAGTGATTGCTTCTTCAGAAAAGAGTTTTGACGATGCCGTTCAGCAGGCAGTTAACGAGGTTTCTAAAACCATTCACAACGTGGATTCTGTTTGGGTAAAGGAACAAAAGGCGCATGTTAAGGATGGTAAAATAACAACTTACGGCGTTATTTGTAAGGTGTCTTTTAGAGTGGATAAGTGA
- a CDS encoding rhodanese-like domain-containing protein, whose amino-acid sequence MAHLILSIFFAFSAYISPQNNEEEDYDVFLKENIKGDAPFVSVDSLKTTNSTVFLDAREKQEFDISHIRGARNIGYIWFDMRNIYDIPKSAHIVIYCTIGNRSEKIGSKLIKAGYQNVHVLYGGLIKWINEGLALYRNDGAQTTEIHTYNEQWAKWTRRGAIVF is encoded by the coding sequence ATGGCGCATCTTATTCTATCTATTTTCTTTGCTTTTTCCGCATATATATCGCCTCAGAATAATGAAGAAGAGGATTATGATGTTTTCTTAAAAGAAAACATCAAGGGAGACGCACCTTTCGTAAGCGTAGACTCGCTGAAAACCACGAACTCAACTGTATTTTTAGATGCAAGAGAAAAGCAGGAATTTGATATCAGTCACATACGTGGTGCCAGAAATATTGGCTATATCTGGTTCGACATGAGAAACATATATGACATACCTAAATCTGCACACATAGTTATTTATTGCACCATAGGCAACAGAAGCGAAAAAATAGGCAGTAAGCTTATAAAAGCAGGTTATCAAAATGTACATGTACTTTACGGAGGTTTAATTAAATGGATAAATGAAGGTTTGGCACTTTATAGAAATGATGGTGCTCAAACAACCGAAATTCACACCTATAACGAGCAATGGGCCAAATGGACCAGAAGAGGGGCAATAGTTTTTTAA
- the mnmD gene encoding tRNA (5-methylaminomethyl-2-thiouridine)(34)-methyltransferase MnmD: MEKESKLSIITTADNSKTVYNPIIGENYHSTHGAVEESNHVFLNSGLRYFLADKNIRDVSVLEVGFGTGLNFLLTADFCTGTQINLDYVGIEAFPLEFDFLEQTNYDELVSQNTWSAYKKTYNHALERSIELNDYCNYHIAYTELINFKSEQLFDIIYFDAFASKKQPEMWTVDAIKHTVNFLKPQGIFVTYAITGDLKRIMKSLGMKVEKAPGSAGKREMLRAIKV, from the coding sequence ATGGAAAAGGAAAGTAAACTAAGTATAATAACAACGGCCGATAATTCAAAAACCGTTTATAATCCTATTATTGGTGAAAACTATCATAGCACACATGGTGCTGTCGAAGAAAGTAATCATGTATTTCTGAATTCGGGACTCCGATATTTTCTCGCAGATAAAAATATTAGGGATGTTTCTGTACTGGAAGTCGGTTTTGGAACCGGTCTTAACTTTTTGCTGACAGCAGACTTTTGTACCGGAACACAAATTAATCTGGATTATGTAGGAATAGAAGCATTTCCGCTGGAATTCGATTTTCTGGAACAAACGAACTACGATGAATTAGTTTCGCAAAATACATGGAGCGCTTATAAAAAAACATATAATCATGCATTAGAACGAAGCATAGAACTTAATGATTATTGTAATTATCACATAGCCTATACAGAACTCATTAATTTCAAATCCGAGCAGCTTTTCGACATCATTTATTTTGATGCTTTTGCATCAAAAAAACAACCTGAAATGTGGACTGTTGATGCTATAAAACATACAGTGAACTTTTTAAAACCTCAGGGTATATTTGTGACTTATGCCATTACCGGCGATCTAAAAAGAATAATGAAGTCGCTCGGTATGAAAGTAGAAAAGGCTCCCGGTTCGGCCGGAAAACGCGAGATGTTAAGAGCTATAAAAGTTTAA